One genomic window of Chloroflexota bacterium includes the following:
- the cas2 gene encoding CRISPR-associated endonuclease Cas2: protein MMVLVTYDVRTDSQAGQKRLRRVAKVCENYGQRVQDSVFECLVDPAQWTALRQRLLDEIEAQEDSLRFYFLGKNWKGRVEHAGAKRTYDPEGPLVV, encoded by the coding sequence ATGATGGTTTTGGTGACTTATGACGTGAGGACGGACAGCCAGGCGGGACAGAAGAGGCTGCGGAGGGTAGCTAAGGTATGCGAGAACTACGGGCAGAGGGTGCAGGACTCAGTATTTGAGTGCCTGGTTGACCCGGCCCAGTGGACAGCCTTGCGACAGCGCCTGCTGGATGAGATCGAGGCGCAAGAGGACAGCCTGCGTTTCTATTTCCTGGGAAAGAACTGGAAGGGTAGGGTGGAGCACGCCGGTGCCAAGCGTACCTATGACCCGGAAGGACCACTGGTTGTCTGA